The following is a genomic window from Amycolatopsis sp. BJA-103.
CCCAGGAAGGATTCGAGACCGGCGGTCCCGATAGATGGGCGTCGTGACCCCCAGTTGACAAGTGAGACCCCGGTCACAGACCAACGGAATCCCCTAACGGGTGATCGAACCCCCTCGGTGGTTCGCAAGATCACCGTTAGGCGTCGGACCCGATGTCCCTCCCCCGGGCCGCGCCCTAGCTTCGGTCTCGTCCAAGGAACCACGGTCCCCACAGAGAGCCCGGTCGATGAACCCCACGCAGTCCCTGTACGACTTCACGCTCAACCTGCTCAACGACCCGTCGGCTCGCGACTCCTTCGGGAGCGACCCGCAGCGGACGCTGAACGACGCCGGCCTCGGCGACATCTCCGGCGCGGACCTGCACGAGATCCTGCCGCTCGTCCTGGACTACGCCCCCACGAACACCGTCGGCGGCGGGAACGGCCTCGACCTCGACTCGATCACCACCGGCCAGGCAGGCGCCATCGAGCAGCTCAAGGCCCTCACCCAGAACCTCTCCCTCGGTGACGCGACCTCCGAGAACAACGTGCTCGGCGCCGTCGGCGGGATGACCGCGATCACGCAGAACGCGGCCGCCCCCTTCACCGCGGCCGGCGACCTCGCGGGCAGCATCGACGACATCGGCGGCGGAGAGATCGCCCCGGTGGGCGCGGTCACCGGCGCCGTCGGCGACGTGGCGGGCAACGTCAGCGGCGGCGACGTCACCGGGGCGCTCGAAGGCGGGAACCTCACCTCCGGTCTGCAGGACGTCTCCGGCCTCGACTCGGCGATCGACGGCAGCCAGGGTGTCGGTTCCACGGTCGGCGACCTCACCGGCACGCTCGGCGTGAACAACGGCTTGGAGAACACCCTCGGCGACGTGACCGCTCACGGCGTCGGCGACATCGCCGGCCAGGTGTCCGGCGTGACGTCCCACCTCAGCGACGTCGCCAACGACTCGGCCGTCGGGAACGTCACCAACCACGTCGGGGACATCGGTTCGCACGCGGGCTCGGTCAACGACGTCCACGACGTCGTCAGCGACGTCGGCAACGGTGCCCTCGGGGGCGGCATCGCCGCCGACCTGAGCCACCTCACCGTCGGTTCCGGCAACGACCTGCACATCACCGACTGATTCCCGGCGAGCACGACTCCCAGGGCGGGGCGGCGGTCGAACCGGCGCCCCGCCCTGCTGTCGGCGCGGACCGAAAGAGTGACACCGCCTGCCCGTTCCCTCCGCCGCACCGAAAGCCCGTCGACCGGTGGCGACGAGGGAGCGGAATGCGCGGGGACTCAGGTTCTGCAGACGACGAGCCTTTCGACTCGCGGTTCCCGCAAGACTTCGACTTCGAACTCGACCGGCTGATCAAACGCGTCGCCTGGACGGCGGAGATCAAGCTCGGGCTGTCGAAGCGCCCCGAATGCAGTCCCGCGGTGTTCTGATCGAAGTCACCGACGACGACCCCGACGTCGAGGAGCTGAAGTCGAGAGCCGAAGACCGATCGGTTCCCGGCTATCACGGGCTTCTTCTCGTCACGCACCTGTCGCTCGAGTGGGGCGCTCAAGAGAACTCGAATCGCCACTCACACCCCCTCCGAGCGACCTAGCTTTCGCAACACCCGCACACCCTCGAATACTATTGAGGGGTAAGTCAAAGGTGGCGTGTTCGCGGGCCGGGCCAGCGACGGGATGAAGGCGTCCTTCGCCGCGTCCGATGCCGAGTGGTCGTGTCGCGAAAGCCACTTTCGGGACGTCTGATGTCCCGAAAGTGGCTTTCGCGACGTCCCGGGAGGCTAGCGTGGCCTTCGCGGTGGCGTTGTGGCTGAACCCAAGGTGAGCGAAGGCGTGACTCGCGTGCTTGGAGCCGGATCTCGCGTGATCAGAAGGCGAACTCCGTGAACGTCTCCCGATCACGTGAGATCCGGCTCCAAGCACGCTTGATCCGTCTCTGATCACGCGTGAACGCCGCCCGAACACGCCACTTTTGACCTCCCCCTCAATAAGAGCGGCGGTCTTCCGAGTGTCTCTTGTGGACACTCCTGGTCAGTTCCGTGACGGGCCGTTGGGCTTGCGGGCGGTGAAGATCAGATACTCGGGTCCGCCGTGGTTGATGACGTCGTCGAAGAGCCCGATGAAGTCGTCCAGCTCCTGTTTGCCGTACTGGTCCGTCAGATTTTCGAGGTCGGCTTCGGTTCGCTCCCACCACATCTTGACGGACTTCTCGACGTGACTGCTGGCATCGAGGAGTTCGACGGGCTCCAGGCCGGCGCGGCGGAGCATCGGCGGGAATTCGTCCAACCGGTGAAACGAGCTGAGTGAATCGAGATCGCGGTACCGGTCGAGCACCCGTTGGCGTTCGGGGGTGACGACGGCGTTGAGGCAGAAGTCGGCGGCGACGAGGACACCGCCGGGGCGGAGAACGCGGGCGATCTCACGCAACGCCGGGTCGCGGTCCATGTGGATCAGCGACTCGATGGCGATGGCCGCGTCGAACGAATCGTCGGGGAACGGCATCTCCAGCGCGTCGGCCTGCTCGAACCTGGCCTGTCCGGCCAGGTTCTCGGCGCCCGCCCTGGCGGTGGCCTGCTCGACCTGCGTGGCGACGTTCGAGATGCCGACCACGTGCGCGCCCGTCGTACGGGCCAGCCGGATGGCCGGTCCGCCGATACCGCAGCCGACGTCGAGCACCCGGTCCCGAGGGCCCGCCCCGACCCGGTCGATGATCTGCCCGGTCAGGTTTTCCAGCGCCTGTTCGTAGGTCGTGCCGTCGTCGGGACGGGGCCAGTATCCGTGGTGGAAGTTCGGCCCGTACAGGCTGACGTACATCGCTTCGGCCTGCTCGTAATAAGCCTGCGCTTTCTGCGAGGTGGTTTCGGTGATCATGGTGAAGCTCCTCCGCATCCTGCTGGGAATCGGTTAGAGACGATGCCTCCACCATGCCCGACCCTGTCAAGTCCGTCGACTTCGGAGCGTGTCCGCTCACCCTTTGTCACCTGAGTTTTCCTTGCTGTGGAGCCGAATTCGCCGCACGATCATGATTTCGGGCACCGGTCTCTTCACCCAGGGCACTCCACTCTACTGGCGGTATCAACAAGAAATTGCCTGTCGTATCCACGTCAGCGAGTGACGTATTTGCCCACTACGGTGTCGGTTGGGGGACGAATTCCCCTGCATGCCGAGCCCATCGACGGAACACCGAGGCGACGAGAGGATGGATTCACCATGACAAGTCTGATGACGACATTGGCCGGTACGCGAGAAGCGCCGACGGCCACAAGGTCATTGCGGGAGAAGATAACCCGGCTCCCGCAGATGAGCCCGGATGTCGATCTCGGCGACGACATCTCACTGGCACACGAAACACTGCTCGCACCCGAAGTGTCCGAAATGGACAAACGTGCCGCGCTGTACAAGTGGCTCGGCCAGAAGCAACCGTGCCTGTTCGGACGCCTGGCGATGCAGGGATCCGACGGCCCCAAAGGACTCGGCGCCAACATGTGCTGGATCAGCGAGGACGACCTCGACGCGGGACGTGATCACGTCGCGGCGAAGATCCAGCGAGAGCGCCGCGAATGGAAGGACCGCGCCGAACGCGGCGAGAGCAGCGGATTCCTGATCATGGTCAACAGCAGGGACCTGGCCTACGCCCGGCCCGGAAAGGAACTCGTCGACGTCTGCGTGGAGCTGTCCAATCTCTACCTGGTCGAACACGCGCCCATCGAGCAGGACGTGATCTACACCGAAGCGGTCCCGTTCCGCCGTTCCGACGGGGTGCTGACCGTGTTCAAGGCCGGCTGCAACATCTTCTACTCCGGCGCTCACCGCACGGTCAATCACGATCGGCGCATCCCCGGCGGACTGATGTTCTCGATGAACTCGCCGGGTCACTACGCCAACTCCCTGGCCAAACGGGGGCTGCAGGACTCGTTCGAGGACGCGACCGAGTTCGTCCGCGAGACGGCGTTCCGGTCGATCGGCAACGGCGGCATCGGATGCCCGCACGTGCCCAGCGCGAGCTGGCACAACGAGAGCGCCGACGACCACCGCGACGTGGCCGAACGCAAGCGGCCGCACTACATCCCGGACAACTTCGACCCGACCCGCTACTCCGCCGTCTATCACACCGACGTCCTCGTGCCCACCGACGTCACCAGCGACTCGCGAACGGTGCACGAATCCTTCGACGAGGTCGACGCGGAGGTCTGGCCGTATCTGATCCTCGACTACATCTCCACCGAGGAGTTCCCGCCCGATCACGTCAACTATGCACTGTTCCACGGACATCCCATCGAGGAGTGCGCCCGGTACCACAACCCGTGGCCCCCTCGCGTGGCACACAACGAGGAGCTCTTCGAGTACTGAGCTGACGACGCCGAATACGCCGAACCACCAGGAAAGGATGGCCATGACACCGACGTCCAAGGCACCTGAGGAGGCAATAGAGGGTGGTCCCGGATGGGGCCGCAGCGTTCTGATGTGTTCGCCCGAGCACTTCGACGTCACCTATTCCATCAACGTCTGGATGGACCCGGACGTGCGAGTGGATTCCGATCGGGCTTGGCGGCAGTGGGACGACCTCGTGTCCACTTTGGAGGCCGCCGGCACCGAAGTCCGGACCGTGCCCGCCGAGCCGGGGTTGCCGGACATGGTCTTCACGGCCAACGCCGGCATCGTCGACGGCACGACGGTCACGCCCGCCCGGATGAGCAACCCGGAACGCGCCCCCGAGATCGGGCACGTCTGCGGCCGGTTCGAGGAACTCGGCTGGACGGTCGAGCAGCCGCCCGCCGCGCCGCAGGAAGGCGCGGGCGACGCGGTGGCGTTCGGCGGCGGACTCGTGGCGGGCTACGGCCCCCGGTCCGCCGAATCGGCCTATGACGGCCTGCGGGCACGTCACGGCTGGGCGGTGACCGCGCTCGAACTCACCGATCCCCGCTTCTATCACGTCGATTTGGGGTTCTGCCCGCTCGACGACCGGACGGCGATGGTGCTGCCGGAGGCCTTCACCACCGCCGGTCGCGCCGAGCTGGCCGAGCTCGTCGAGGACCCGGTGGTTCTGACGGCGGAAGAAGGCGCGGCGTTCTGCGCGAACGCCGTGGTGGCCGGGCGCACCGTGGTGATGCCGCACTGCACACCGCGGCTGGGCCGCGAACTCGAGCGCCGCGGCTTCGAGCCGGCGGTATGCGATGTCTCCGAGTTCGGCAAGGCGGGCGGCGGCTGCCGGTGCCTGACCCTGGCCCTCGACGTGGAACTGGACCGAGCGGCGGCTCCCTTCACCGCGGAGGTGGTCGGATGACGGTGGCCGCGTTCAGCCCCCGCATCGCGCGGTGGCTCCACGACCACGATCCGTCCACCCCCTGCCTGGTGCTAGACCTCGACGTGGTGGCCCGGCGCTACCACGAACAACAGGCCGCGCTGCCGTACGCGACCCCGTACTACGCGGTGAAGGCGAACCCGCAACCGGCGGTGATCGCCCTGCTCGTGAAGCTGGGCGCCTGCTTCGACGTCGCGAGCCCGGCCGAGATCGACCTGTGTCTCGCCAACGGAGCCGATGCCGGCTCGCTGTCCTACGGCAACACCATCAAGAAGAGCGCGGATATCGCCTATGCCCACCAACAGGGTGTGTCGATGTTCGTGTTCGACAACGTGCGCGAGCTCGACAAGATCGCCGAAGCGGCCCCTGGGGCGGCGGTTTACTGCCGGTTGCTCAGCGAGAGCGCCGGGGCGCGGTGGCGTCTTGGCGACAACTTCGGCTGTTCACTCGAGTACGCCGTGGAGTTGATGACGCGGGCGGCGCGGCTGGGTCTGCGTCCCTACGGTTTGTCCTTCCATGTCGGGTCCCAGCAGCTCGAGCCGACGCGGTGGGAGCCCAACATCGCCGCCGCGGCCGAGGCGTTCGAAAAGCTGCGCGCCAACGACGTGGAACTCGAGATGCTCAACCTCGGCGGCGGCTTTCCGGCCCGCTACGCCGAACCGGTCCCCCCGATCATCCATTTCGGACGAACCATCGAGCAGGCGATCGACCGCTGGTTCCCCGGTACGCGGCGCCCGCGCATCGTGACCGAGCCCGGCCGTTCGATCAGTGCCGAGGCCGGCGTGCTGCGCACCCAGGTGGTCTCGGTGCGAGAACCGTTCGAAGGAGCCGAACGCTGGGTCTATCTGGACGCGGGCCGCTTCGGCGGGCTCGCCGAGACCGAGGGCGAGGCGATCCAGTACCAGGTCGAGACCGAACGCGGCGGGCCGACGCAACCGGTGATCATGGCCGGGCCGACCTGCGACAGCATCGACGTGATCTACCGCGACGCCGCCTACGCGTTGCCCAAAGAACTCCAGATCGGTGACAGGGTCGACTTTCTCAGCGCCGGCGCCTACACCGCGAGCTATTCCTCTATCGGCTTCAACGGTTTCCCGCCGTTGCCGACACATTGCATCGGAGGCGGATCATGACCGAACACAAACGCCTGTCCGTCCAGGGACGGGTGCTGGTCCTCGGCTGCGGGTCGGTGTCCCAGTGCCTGCAGCCGCTGCTGCTCGCCCACCTGGACATGCCCTACGACCGGCTGACCGTGCTGGACATGAACGACCGGCGCCAGGAGATCCCGGAGACGCTCGAAGCCGGATGCCGGTTCGTCCAGCGCCGGCTGACTCCCGATAACCTCGCCAAGACCCTCGCCGAGCAGGTCGGTCCCGGCGACCTGCTGGTGAACCTGACCTGGAACATCGGGACCGAGGACATCATCGGCTGGTGCCGCGACAACGGCGTGCTCTACGTCGACACTTCGGTCGAGCAGTGGGATCCCTACGCGGACATGAACGCCCGGCACCCGACCGAAAAGACCCTCTACGCCCGCCACCACTCGTTGCGGCGCCTGAGCCGCGACTGGGGCGGCCGCGGGCCGACCGCGATCATCGAGCACGGTGCCAATCCGGGCCTGGTGAGCCACTGGGCCAAGGTCGGGCTCGAGGATGTCGCCACGGCCATGCTCAAGGAAGGCGTCGAGGACCCGGATCGCCGGGCCCGGATCGAGCGGGCACTGGGCGAGGCCGACCACGCGCGGATGGCGATGGAGACCGGCACCCGGGCCATCCACATCTCCGAACGCGACACCCAGATCGGATCGCTGCCCAAGGAGCCCGAGGAGTTCGTCAACACCTGGTCGGTCGAGGGCTTCTACGAGGAAGGCGTCGCTCCCGCCGAACTCGGGTGGGGCACCCACGAACGTGAGCTGCCGCCGGGGGCGGTGGTCCCGGAATACGGCACCGGCAACCAGATCTGCCTCGCCCGGCCGGGGATGGCCACCTGGGTGCGCTCGTGGGTGCCCTTGTCGGGGCCGATCCAGGGGATGTTGATCCGGCACGGCGAGGCCGTGACGATCAGCGACCATCTCACCGTCACCGATGACGACGGAACGGTCGTCTACCGCCCGACGGTGCACTATGCCTACCTGCCCACCGACGCGGCGCTGGCCTCGGTGCACGAGTGCAAGATGCGGGGGTTCCGGCTCCAGGAGCGCCAGCGGATCATGACCGACGAGATCCTCACCGGCGCCGACGAACTCGGCGTGCTGCTGCTCGGGCACGACCTCGGGGCCTGGTGGACCGGCTCGCAACTGACCATCGAGGAGACCCGGAAGCTGGTGACCGGGCAGAACGCCACGACGCTGCAGGTCGCGGCCTCGGTACTGGCGGCGGTGTTCTCCGCCGTGCGCCATCCGGACCGGGGCCTGTGCAGGCCCGACGACCTCGACCACCACGAGATCCTCTCGATCGCCGCGCCCTATCTCGGCCCCACCCCCTCGGTGCGCAGCGACTGGACGCCCCAGGAGACCGGACCGGGCCCGTTCGACGACTATCTCGGACTGACCCCGCCCGACGACCCCTGGCAGTTCTCCAACATTCTCGTGCCGTGACTCCCCGTCCGCCCCGCCGCGCGACCATCGGCGGCGGGGCGGCGCTCCGCTCAAATTGCATGACTGCGTCAGTCATATATATTGGAGCCATGGACGACCGGACCGCGAACCTCTTCGCCGCGCTCGTCGTGGCGCTGTCCGACGAGCTCGAGGCGGGCAACACGCACGTCGCGGGCCAATCGGCGGTCGGCACTGCCGCCCTCGCGACACTGCTGTCGGCACCGGGAGCCCGGGTCGACGCCCTCGGCCGGGTCATCGGGCTCACCGGCTCCGGCACGGTGCGCCTCGTCGACCGGCTCGTCGCGGCGGATCTGGTCGAACGCCGCCGCGACACCACCGACCAGCGTGCCGTCTCGCTCTGGTTGACCGAGCAGGGACGCGCCGCGGCCACGGAGGTCGTGACGCGGCGCCGCGAGGTGGTGGCCCGGGTCCTCGCTCCGCTGAGCGACGCCCAGCGCGCCGTCGTGGCCGAGGCCGTGGAGCCGGTGCTCGCCCATCTGGTCAAGGACCGGTCCCGCGCGGATCGCGTGTGCCGGTTCTGCGACTACTCCGTATGTCCCCCGGCCGACTGCCCCGTCGAAAGATCGGTGCCCGCCCTCAGTCGCTGATCGAGAGAGGAGCACAGGATGAGCGCTCGACGCGTCGACGGCGTGACGATCCACCCGGCCGGACGAGACCGGTGGGACGACCTCGTAGAGGCGTTCGGCGACAACGGGGGCTGCGAGGGTTGCTGGTGCATGTACTGGCGGGTGTCCTCGGGACCCGAGTACGACCGGATGCGGGGCGCGTCCGCGCGAGCCGAGTTCTCCCGTCTGGTGCGCGACGGCGAGGTGCCCGGGCTGCTGGCCTACCGCGACCAGGCTCCGGTGGGATGGTGCGCGGTGGCGCCGCGCCCCGCGTACGTGCGGTTGCGCGGCTCGCGAACCCTGCGCCCGGACGAGCCTGACGACCCCGGTGTGTGGGCGGTGCCGTGCTTTTACGTCAAGACCGGGCATCGCCGCCACGGCGTGGCCGACCACCTGCTCGCCGCCGCGGTCCGCCACGCCGGGCGGCACGGCGCGCACACCCTCGAGGCCTACCCCACCGATTCCGGGCATCGCCGCTACTCGGCCGGGGAGTTGCACATGGGCACCGTGGACCTGTTCGAGCGGCACGGGTTCACCGAGACCGGACGCCCCTCGCCGGGACGGGTCATCGTGCGGCGCGGCCTGGCCTGATCCCCGGGTCCGCGAACCACTACCTCAGGAGGCAGACGGAATGCGAGTGATCGGTGCCCCGTTCAGTTCCGCGGGACGACTGGACCACGAGGCTCTGGCGCCGAAGGCGCTGCGCGACGCCGGGCTCGTCGAACGACTGCGCGCCGCCCTCGGGGCCGACGAGCCGGTCACCGACGGCGGCAACGTCGCCATCGGTACGTCGGCGGCCGTCGCCCACCGCGACGAGCCCTCGGGAGTGCGATCCCTTCCCGGACTCGAAGCCGTGACCACCGCTACGCGCTCCGCGGTGGCCGAGACCCTGCTCGCCGGTGACCGGCCCTTGGTGCTCGGCGGGGACTGCGCGATCCTGCCCGGCTGCCTGCGCGGGGCCCAGGACGCGCTCGACGACGACCGGATTGGGCTGCTGTTCATCGACGGCCACGAAGACGCCTGGCCACCGCACGAGTCCGACACCGGCGAGGCCGCCGACTCCGAGCTCGGGTTCCTGCTGGGACAGCATCGCGAACAGCTGCCGGAGTCGCTCGAGTCGCAGTTGCCCGTGCTCGACGAAAGCGCCGTGGTCGCGTTGGGGCCCCGCGACGGCGCCGAGATCGCCGCCGGTGACGCGCCGTCGCTGGCCGAACGGATCCGGCTGGTCACGGCGCAAGAGCTCACCCTCGACGAGGACAGCGCCGCCGAACACGCCCGGAAAGCGCTGGCCCGCATCCGGGCCCACACCACGCGCTGGTGGCTGCACATCGACCTCGACGTGCTGTCGAGCGACGCCCTCGACGCGGTGAGCTACCCCCAGCCGGGCGGGCTGAGCTGGGACCAGCTCGGCGAACTCGCCACCGCCGCGCTCGGTGAGCCGGGGTGCGTCGGCATCACCGTCTGCGTCTACGACCCTGATCGTGATCCGGACGGAACGGGCGCGCGGCGCATCGTCGACTGGTTCGGATCCCTGGCTCGTCCTACTGGCCGATGCTCAAAGCCACCGGATGGGCGAACATGACGTCATGTTTACCGACACGGACCGCACCCTGAACCTGCTAGGCGCAGTCGTGACCGGAGTGCACGACCAACTCGTGTCCGCCGTCGAATCGGTGGCCGGCCGTAGTGGCGCACTCGCGGCCACGCTGGCCATGACCGCTCAGTACGAAGGTCTCACCATGGGCACCCTGCAGCGGTTTCTCGGCGTCAGCCGCCCGGCCACGATCCGCCTGGTCAATCTGCTCGAGAGCGACGGGCTCGCCGAGCGGCGCCACCTCGACGACGACGACCGCCGGACCACCTCGGTGGTGCTGACCGACGCCGGCCATCGCGAGGCGCGGCACATCCTCGCCGCCCGCCGCGCGGTCCTGGAGCAACTCCTGCCCGAGTCGAGCAAGCAGGAACGCGTCGTGCTCGACAGGCTCCTCGAACGCATGCTGGCCACGATGATCACTCATCCGTCCCGAGGCTACGAGGTGTGCCGTCTCTGCGACATCAGCACCTGCCCGCCGTCGCGCTGCCCGGTGGAAAGCGCGGTCCTCGAGATGGAACCCGACGCCCCCGAGGGGCTGCTGAATCCGCCGAAAGATCCGTCGACCTGACCGGAGGGAGTCCGTCGTGCCGGAAAACCCCAGGGAAACAGCGACAGCGCATTCGAGCAGGGCCGGGCCGAGGGAATGGACCGGCCTCGGAGTCCTCGCCCTGCCGACGATGTTGCTCGGGCTCGACGTGACCCTGCTCTACCTCGCTCTCCCGGCTCTCTCGGTCGATCTGCGGCCGACCAGCACGCAAGCGCTGTGGATCCTCGACTCCTACGGACTCGTGATCGCCGGGCTGCTGGTCACGATGGGCGCGATCGGCGACCGTCTCGGCCGGCGCCGTCTTCTCATGATCGGCACCGCGGCGTTCGGCCTCGTCTCGATCGTCGCCGCCTTCGCGCCCAGTGCCGAGATCCTCATCGCGGCACGAGCCTTGCTGGGCGTGGCGGGCGCGACGCTCATGCCGTCCTGCCTCGCCCTGATCACCAACATGTTCACCGACGCCCGGCAACGGGCACTGGCGATCGGCGTGTGGGCGACCACCTTCGCCCTCGGCATGGCCGCCGGGCCACTCGTCGGCGGTGTGCTGCTGGAGTCCTTCTGGTGGGGCTCGGCGTTCCTGCTCGCGATTCCCATCGCCGCGCTCGTGCTCGTGACCGCGCCGGTGCTGCTGCCGGAGTATCGCGCCGCCGACTCCGGACGGGTCGACCTGGTCAGCGTCGCGCTCTCGCTGGGCGCGATCCTTCCCTTGGTCTACGCGATCAAGCACGCGGCCGCCCACGGCTTCGACGTCCAGACCATCGTCACGCTGGTGGCCAGCGCGGCCTTCACCCTCGCCTTCGTCCACCGCCAGCGCCGCCTGAGCGATCCGCTGCTCGACGTCGCGCTGTTCACCGATCGCTCGTCCGGCACCGCCCTCGGTGTTCTCTTGGTGGGACTCGTCGGCGTCGGCGGTGCGCTTTATCTGGTCACTCAGCACTTACAGCTCGTCGAAGAACTCTCCCCGCTGGCCGCGGGCGCCTGGATGGGCCCACCCGCACTGGCGATGGTCGTGGCCGCCATCGGCGCGCCCCTGCTCGCGCGGCGCGTGCGGCCCGGCTACGTCGTCTCGGGCACCCTCGTGCTGTCCGCCCTCGGCTACGTGCTGCTCACCCAGGTGCGCGGCCCCGACAGCATCGGCCTGATCGTGAGCGGATTCGCCTTGGTGTACCTCGGATTCGGCTCGGTGGGGGCGCTCGGCTCCGACCTGGTGGTCGGCACCACCCCCGCCGACAGGGCAGGCTCCGCCGCCGCGATGTCCGAGACCGTCCAGGAACTCGGCGTCGCCATGGGAGTGGCCATGCTGGGCAGCCTGACCACACTGGTGTACCGCGATCGGATGACCGACGCCGCCCCTGCTGTCGGCGAGAGCCTGTCCGGGGCCGTGTCCGCGCCCCACGTCTCCCCCGCGCTGCTGGCGCAGGCCAAGGAAGCGTTCACCAGCGGGCTCAACCTCTCCGCCGCCATCACCGGCGCCGCCATTCTCGCGCTGGCCGTGATGGCCGCGGTCGTTCTGCGGCACGTCCCGCCGTCCGGCGATTCGAGCCCCGCCGAGGTTTCAGAGCCCGCCAACTCCGGGTGAACCCGGCTCGGGCAGGGCGGCGGTCATCGCGCCGTCCACGGTGACGGTCTCACCGGAGACGAGCCTGGCCTGATCGCTGAGCAGGAAGGCGATCACGCGCGCGACGTCCTCGGGCCGGCCGAGCTCCCCGAGTGGCTGCACCTCGGTCAGCGCTTCACGGGTGGCCTTGTCCTTCCAGCGATGCGCGTTACGCGGCACCATGACGAACCCGGGCCGGACGACGTTGCACCGGAGCCCTCGCGGTCCGAATTCCACGGCGGCCGCGCGGCCGAGAGCCTCCAGCGCGGCCTTGGCCATCGCGTACGGCGCCTGCCCGCCCCAGGCCAGGCCCGCGTGGATCGAACTGACCAGCACCGCGGCGCACGGCCTTCCGCCGGCGCGGGCGACCAGTTGCCGCAACGGTTCCAGCGCGGACACCGCGCCGATGTCCAGCACCCGGCGCAGCGCGTCCGGTGTCTGCTCGGCGAGGGGAGCGCGATGCTCGCTCAGCAGGCAATGCACCAGCCCGGTCACGCCACCGAGCGCGTCGAACGCGGTGCCGATCACGGCCGGATCCGTTGCGTCACCACGGATCCACGGGATGTCGGCCAGTTCCGGCGGCGGTGGCGCGACGTCCACCGCCGCGACCCGTCGTCCCTCCGCCAGCAGAGCACGGACGACGGCCGAGCCGAT
Proteins encoded in this region:
- a CDS encoding MarR family winged helix-turn-helix transcriptional regulator, with the translated sequence MFTDTDRTLNLLGAVVTGVHDQLVSAVESVAGRSGALAATLAMTAQYEGLTMGTLQRFLGVSRPATIRLVNLLESDGLAERRHLDDDDRRTTSVVLTDAGHREARHILAARRAVLEQLLPESSKQERVVLDRLLERMLATMITHPSRGYEVCRLCDISTCPPSRCPVESAVLEMEPDAPEGLLNPPKDPST
- a CDS encoding MFS transporter, translating into MLLGLDVTLLYLALPALSVDLRPTSTQALWILDSYGLVIAGLLVTMGAIGDRLGRRRLLMIGTAAFGLVSIVAAFAPSAEILIAARALLGVAGATLMPSCLALITNMFTDARQRALAIGVWATTFALGMAAGPLVGGVLLESFWWGSAFLLAIPIAALVLVTAPVLLPEYRAADSGRVDLVSVALSLGAILPLVYAIKHAAAHGFDVQTIVTLVASAAFTLAFVHRQRRLSDPLLDVALFTDRSSGTALGVLLVGLVGVGGALYLVTQHLQLVEELSPLAAGAWMGPPALAMVVAAIGAPLLARRVRPGYVVSGTLVLSALGYVLLTQVRGPDSIGLIVSGFALVYLGFGSVGALGSDLVVGTTPADRAGSAAAMSETVQELGVAMGVAMLGSLTTLVYRDRMTDAAPAVGESLSGAVSAPHVSPALLAQAKEAFTSGLNLSAAITGAAILALAVMAAVVLRHVPPSGDSSPAEVSEPANSG
- a CDS encoding SDR family NAD(P)-dependent oxidoreductase — its product is MNDVVVLGGAGGIGSAVVRALLAEGRRVAAVDVAPPPPELADIPWIRGDATDPAVIGTAFDALGGVTGLVHCLLSEHRAPLAEQTPDALRRVLDIGAVSALEPLRQLVARAGGRPCAAVLVSSIHAGLAWGGQAPYAMAKAALEALGRAAAVEFGPRGLRCNVVRPGFVMVPRNAHRWKDKATREALTEVQPLGELGRPEDVARVIAFLLSDQARLVSGETVTVDGAMTAALPEPGSPGVGGL